One part of the Bicyclus anynana chromosome 8, ilBicAnyn1.1, whole genome shotgun sequence genome encodes these proteins:
- the LOC112049637 gene encoding zinc finger protein 808: MAEEEVKADNLDVESSDEDDSNIVQSEEQDADMMSMFASVWVKVEVEEDEASELAKSVKKSKNKNKKKNKRKRSDKILNCPQCDYTTSYKNCLEAHVAGHSDSKPYSCDQCPYTTKYSTALQRHITIKHTAREPRTLTDEEKKTMPLHKCSECEYTSYFKWNLNAHKRKHKLEKQFKCKYCDYATAYRHNFLKHNKVHNEGVFYKCDKCPFVTKFEGHIMRHLSKIHNEVTEKANKCDMCDFSTLVRWRLNVHKQRSKQDHPIKCMHCDFETIYMCESKKHRVTHYSQIYGNGYLNSKPDDQSQIDVQEKSDHITKEMLEPQKREANQYTLDPNCLDWNSIQVLESDDKEKPFLCHMCKYTSKFKAAVQRHFQRQHTGSQNRPYKCVNCDFSTKTKDQIALHNKRSLSDILLFCGVCNFTSKYKCQFVMHQKCHYAYKCTICPYSCRHKYELQKHFTTMHLGNGLKCSYCDYRAARKESLLCHETVHTGHKPFKCAHCPYRSVRKCLLDYHLKRYHSDIKQDITIVSEDKIESLKVPLPKLISDNIDPKLLGSSIEEIKEKIGWKEPYDMEEMKEKFEYTNDMAE; the protein is encoded by the exons ATGGCTGAAGAAGAGGTTAAAGCAGATAACCTGGATGTGGAGTCATCAGATGAGGATGATAGCAACATAGTTCAGTCAGAGGAGCAAGATGCAGACATGATGAGTATGTTTGCCAGCGTGTGGGTCAAAGTGGAGGTGGAGGAGGATGAAGCCTCTGAATTAGCCAAGAGTGTTAAAAA atcaaaaaacaaaaacaagaaaaagaacaagaggAAAAGGTCAGACAAAATACTGAACTGCCCTCAGTGTGACTACACAACGTCATACAAGAACTGTTTAGAGGCACACGTGGCCGGCCACAGCGACTCCAAACCATACTCCTGCGACCAGTGCCCTTACACTACCAAGTACTCCACTGCTCTGCAGAGACACATAACCATCAAACACACAGCACGAGAACCGAGGACACTCACAGATGAAGAGAAAAAGACCATGCCTCTACACAAGTGCAGTGAATGTGAATACACCTCATACTTCAAATGGAATTTGAATGCTCACAAACGAAAGCATAAGCTAGAAAAGCAGTTCAAATGCAAATATTGTGACTATGCCACAGCATACAGACACAACTTTCTCAAACACAACAAAGTTCACAACGAAGGTGTGTTCTATAAATGTGACAAATGCCCCTTTGTCACCAAATTTGAAGGCCACATCATGAGACATCTCTCAAAAATACACAATGAGGTCACTGAAAAGGCCAACAAATGTGACATGTGTGACTTTTCAACCCTAGTGCGTTGGAGGCTGAATGTGCATAAACAGAGGAGCAAGCAGGATCACCCTATTAAATGCATGCATTGTGATTTTGAAACCATTTACATGTGCGAGAGTAAAAAACATAGAGTGACCCATTACAGTCAGATCTACGGTAATGGCTATTTGAACAGTAAACCAGATGATCAGTCGCAGATAGACGTGCAAGAAAAATCTGACCATATAACTAAAGAAATGCTTGAGCCACAGAAACGGGAGGCAAATCAGTACACATTGGACCCTAACTGCTTAGATTGGAACAGCATTCAAGTTCTAGAATCGGATGACAAAGAGAAGCCATTCCTATGCCATATGTGTAAATATACATCCAAGTTTAAAGCTGCCGTGCAACGTCACTTCCAGAGGCAACATACAGGCAGTCAAAACCGTCCTTACAAATGTGTCAACTGTGACTTttctacaaaaacaaaagatcAGATAGCTTTACACAATAAACGAAGTCTATCTGACATATTACTGTTCTGTGGTGTCTGTAACTTCACatcaaaatacaaatgtcaGTTTGTGATGCATCAGAAGTGCCACTACGCGTACAAATGTACCATATGCCCATACTCGTGCAGACACAAATACGAGTTGcagaaacattttacaactatgCATTTGGGCAATGGGTTGAAGTGCAGCTACTGTGATTACCGAGCAGCTAGGAAGGAGAGTCTACTGTGTCACGAAACAGTCCACACCGGGCACAAGCCGTTCAAATGTGCACACTGTCCGTACAGGTCCGTACGTAAATGTTTACTGGACTATCATTTGAAACGGTATCACAGTGATATAAAACAGGATATAACGATTGTGAGTGAGGACAAAATTGAGTCATTAAAAGTGCCTCTACCGAAATTGATCAGTGACAATATTGACCCAAAACTATTGGGATCAAGTATAGAGGAGATCAAAGAAAAAATAGGATGGAAGGAACCATACGACATGGAAGAAATGAAGGAAAAGTTTGAATATACAAATGATATGGCAGAATGa